The proteins below are encoded in one region of Diceros bicornis minor isolate mBicDic1 chromosome 14, mDicBic1.mat.cur, whole genome shotgun sequence:
- the POM121L2 gene encoding POM121-like protein 2: MGSYLGKSGPPRSSPAERRTDLPERSVNRRPTQPLHQVHRVQHVHRAHPAPRHRPARRPMNWDPDNPTTWVVNEGWRRFPMKRSQNSITGPLPSDWWESYFKRSIWSLRHPRAIWSPVTIKIAPPERRVPPSTSPAEIINSEGSSPSERTLDPCAKETVLRVLRECKKGRVRLEEPLFPESLDSKRRSPETRPSAFKLLRKNGILPSFVPRPGPLKRNLKSWSSDHSLKKRPSCYCMSSLASSYTGGPLNSKRNAITSSYSSSRDFSEPWKRSVPSVSLQIPEWPVKKKEKSHQSHSPLIPLVSDESPAASGNSGQQNQEIPLLLSSPGNPLSLPPYPRLGYAVPEEDLALGKKTRLQWSSKAREDTTEANTDSVPETHFAIQPSLSLTVPSAGTAPTQGKNPRLESLRKMQKSPGPLTFPQSTREAISVAHSPLKTPSLLAPLGCSQSEPLPGTSSDSKPTASFILLTPVSPTSPVTGTTWPHLTSQTDRSAMPPDPPAITSAAPTMQSSLFGMMSSPASHPASASPAATSDPISKPIFGFQPNSEIGLEYIPELYSRISVTAAVSSTPGILTPAFKPIFGSTEPLKTMPMIAPFSFKQTTSPATPTSTHLFHGLVKATSAVMSTTPANTSKDSSFKPPLDFGVVNVTSTMGNTYSIPSTCHTFLLGAALAFGASFSPATGFIFPPHQRPTIPTVHTVTIFSQVLPSAVQISSSRSTANFRGIGSSLSASALVTTNQPGLSSSISNLTSTFTVPLGSSSRPAFPLSLGATPQLAYGAADGQKQVAPQPDLGPSFSSSFIFGNSATASPTRTPTPAQPAFSSTTQSAFGGLTPSASTFHIPASIWPDIGSTPAGFRFGQASTTGFGVVTQTHHSAACGSVFGSTAPRPFAFGGLVTPMDCGDSGISVTALDMSSNSGAFKVGAVPSGNTSTITPFGKGWSQNSQGLTSQSAPFVLGRASISARKIMSGGPSMAPFAQSTLVPGPVKTGLGFGMPSPHAQGSVGRGSFRSSAPSFSIGTKSKTPKNREQGHSRRRRTHKK, encoded by the coding sequence ATGGGCAGTTACCTGGGCAAGTCGGGACCCCCGCGGTCGTCCCCAGCAGAGAGGCGCACAGACTTGCCCGAGAGGTCGGTGAACCGCCGACCGACTCAGCCCCTTCACCAAGTTCACCGGGTTCAGCACGTCCATCGCGCCCACCCTGCCCCACGACACAGACCTGCGAGGAGGCCGATGAACTGGGATCCTGACAATCCCACCACGTGGGTGGTCAATGAGGGTTGGAGGCGATTTCCCATGAAGAGGTCCCAGAATTCCATCACGGGACCTCTTCCCTCAGACTGGTGGGAAAGTTACTTCAAGCGGAGTATCTGGTCTCTTCGGCACCCCAGGGCAATATGGAGCCCGGTGACCATCAAGATCGCTCCTCCTGAGCGGAgagtgcccccctccacatccccaGCAGAGATAATCAACTCTGAAGGGTCCTCACCCTCTGAGAGGACCCTAGACCCTTGTGCAAAGGAGACAGTGCTGAGGGTCCTCAGAGAGTGCAAGAAAGGGAGAGTGAGGTTGGAAGAACCCCTGTTCCCTGAGAGCTTGGACAGTAAGAGAAGGAGTCCAGAGACCAGACCATCTGCATTTAAGCTTCTGAGGAAAAATGGAATCCTCCCTTCTTTCGTGCCCAGGCCTGGGCCTCTGAAGAGAAACCTCAAATCCTGGAGCTCAGATCACAGCTTGAAAAAGAGGCCCAGTTGCTACTGCATGAGCTCCTTGGCCAGCTCATACACAGGTGGCCCTCTCAACTCCAAAAGAAATGCTATTACAAGTTCTTATAGCTCTTCTAGAGATTTCTCTGAGCCTTGGAAGAGAAGTGTTCCCAGTGTGTCACTCCAGATACCAGAGTGGccagtaaaaaagaaagaaaaaagtcatcagTCTCACTCTCCACTGATACCACTGGTGTCAGACGAGTCCCCAGCAGCATCTGGCAATTCTGGGCAGCAAAATCAGGAGATTCCACTGCTTCTTTCTAGCCCTGGGAACCCTCTGTCCCTGCCTCCATATCCCCGGCTTGGTTATGCAGTCCCTGAAGAGGACTTGGCCTTAGGGAAGAAAACTAGACTCCAGTGGAGCAGCAAAGCCAGAGAGGATACAACTGAGGCCAACACAGATTCTGTCCCTGAGACTCACTTTGCTATTCAGCCTTCCCTGTCTCTCACCGTGCCTTCTGCAGGCACAGCTCCAACCCAGGGCAAAAATCCTCGGTTAGAAAGCTTAAGGAAAATGCAGAAGTCTCCAGGTCCACTGACCTTCCCACAATCTACTAGAGAGGCAATCAGTGTGGCCCATTCACCTCTGAAGACACCCAGCCTGCTGGCCCCACTTGGGTGCTCACAGTCAGAGCCCCTTCCAGGCACGTCTTCAGATTCAAAGCCCACAGCTAGTTTCATCCTTCTGACCCCTGTTTCTCCCACATCACCAGTCACTGgcaccacatggccacatttgaCGTCTCAGACTGATAGGTCTGCCATGCCCCCAGACCCACCTGCCATTACCTCTGCAGCACCGACTATGCAAAGTTCTTTGTTTGGAATGATGAGTAGCCCAGCTTCCCATCCCGCATCTGCATCTCCTGCTGCAACTTCTGACCCCATATCAAAACCCATTTTTGGGTTCCAACCCAACAGTGAGATTGGGTTGGAATATATTCCAGAATTATATTCCAGAATTTCAGTCACAGCTGCAGTATCTTCAACTCCGGGTATCTTAACTCCCGCCTTCAAGCCTATCTTTGGCAGCACAGAACCACTTAAAACTATGCCCATGATAGCTCCTTTCTCTTTCAAGCAGACCACCTCTCCAGCTACTCCTACTTCTACCCATCTCTTCCATGGCCTGGTCAAGGCTACCTCTGCAGTCATGTCTACCACCCCAGCTAACACATCCAAAGACTCTTCTTTCAAGCCACCTTTGGATTTTGGTGTAGTGAATGTTACCAGCACCATGGGCAACACTTACTCCATCCCCTCCACTTGCCACACTTTCCTTCTTGGGGCTGCCCTTGCCTTCGGAGCCAGCTTCTCCCCAGCCACAGGCTTCATTTTCCCACCACACCAGCGTCCTACCATTCCCACGGTACATACAGTCACCATCTTTAGCCAGGTTCTTCCCAGTGCTGTACAGATATCCTCTAGTAGAAGCACTGCCAATTTTAGAGGTATTGGCAGCTCTCTGTCAGCCTCAGccttggtaaccacaaaccagCCTGGGTTGTCATCCAGTATCTCCAATCTGACCTCAACATTTACAGTGCCCCTGGGGTCAAGCTCAAGGCCAGCTTTCCCACTATCCCTGGGAGCCACTCCCCAGCTTGCATATGGGGCTGCAGATGGGCAGAAGCAAGTGGCCCCTCAACCAGACCTTGGCCCAAGTTTCAGTAGCTCTTTCATTTTTGGAAACTCAGCAACGGCATCCccaacccgaaccccaaccccaGCTCAGCCTGCCTTCAGCAGTACGACACAGTCAGCCTTTGGGGGTTTgacaccctcagcctccaccttTCACATCCCTGCCAGCATCTGGCCAGACATTGGCAGCACTCCGGCAGGTTTTCGCTTTGGTCAAGCTAGTACGACTGGCTTTGGAGTTGTCACCCAGACCCACCATAGTGCGGCTTGTGGCTCAGTGTTTGGCAGCACAGCCCCACGACCTTTTGCCTTTGGGGGATTAGTGACCCCTATGGATTGTGGGGATTCTGGGATCAGTGTGACTGCCCTAGACATGAGCTCCAACTCCGGAGCATTCAAAGTTGGAGCAGTGCCAAGTGGGAACACTAGCACCATCACACCCTTTGGAAAAGGCTGGAGCCAGAACAGCCAGGGCTTGACCAGCCAGAGCGCACCTTTTGTGTTAGGGAGGGCTAGCATTTCTGCAAGAAAGATTATGTCTGGGGGCCCCTCCATGGCCCCCTTTGCTCAGAGCACCCTTGTCCCTGGACCAGTTAAGACAGGCCTTGGCTTTGGGATGCCCTCTCCACATGCCCAGGGCTCTGTTGGACGAGGATCTTTCAGATCATCAGCCCCTTCATTTTCCATTGGTACAAAAtcaaaaaccccaaagaatcggGAGCAAGGGCATTCCCGAAGGCGTCGTACCCACAAGAAATAG